A region of the Nocardia nova SH22a genome:
CGGCCTATCCGTCCCCCGCCCCTGCCACCTACGGACCGCGATGATCCTGCCGACCCTGCCGACCGTCCCCGTCGAGGTCACCCGGGCCGCGACCGCCGAGCTCCGCAAGATCACCGCGGTGCGATCGGGCCGGTTGCTGCCACCGATCCTCGCGGTGGTGGGATTCTTCCTCGCCGCCGCCTTCGCGGTCGGGGGTTCCGGACCGCAGCAGGACGAGGCCCTGGCGACCGGGACCGTGACGATCGGGCTGTATCTGGCGATCGCGGTGGCGGTGGGCGCCGCGGCGATCTGCGGGGCGGTCGGCGCCGGTGACGAGTATCGCTATCGCAGTATCGGCATCACGGCACTGTTCACGCCCGACCGGGATCTGCTGTTCGGCGCGAAAGTCGGTGTGGCCGCGGCGTATTCGCTGGTGGTGGCCGCCTGCGCCGAGGTGGGCGCCCTCATCGGGCTGCTGGCCTTCGGACGGGGATCGGTCGAATTCGGCTGGCGGCTGACCGGGGTGTTCGGCGGCGGGCTCCTGGCCGCGGTCTGCTGGGGCGTCATCGGCGCGGGGCTCGGACTGCTGCTGCGGTCACCGAATCTGGCCGTGGTCGCGATGGCGGGCTGGCTGTTCATTCTGGAACCGCTGGTCTGGCTGATCACGAAGGGAGCCGGCATCGCCGGTGTGGCGGTGCTGCTGCCGGGGTCGGCGACCATCGGCACGGTCGCGGTCGGATCGTTCTCCGACAGTCCCTGGCTGCCGCCGAACGCGGCCTCCGCGGTGGTGCTCGTGATCTGGGCCGTCCTGGCGGGGGCGGGCGGCTGGTGGTATCTGCGCTCGCACGACATCTGATCGCGAGCGATTCTTCCCACACGGGGTGCGGGAAGAATTCGGTGTCGGAGCGCGTCGGTACCGTCGAATCGACATGAACGACACCGAGACCGGCACCATCGACCCGCGGCGAGGTCGATCGGAGGGCACCCAGGCCGCACCATCCGGCACCGCGGAGGTACGCGGTGGCTGGCTGCGACGGCTGTGGACGGCCTGCCGCGCGCATTCGGGCCTGCTGGCGGGCGTGATCCTCGCGGTGGTCGCGGGCGCGGGCGCCGAATCGGCGGCGCCGCTGGCCGCGAAGGCCGCCCTGGACCGGGCCCGGGTGGGTGATGTCGCGGCCCTGGCGCCGATCGCCGGTGTGCTGGTGGCGCTGGCTCTGGCCCGATTCGCCGCGACCTACGGCCGCCGCTGGCTGGCCGGTCGGCTGGCGCTCGATGTTCAGCACGAAGTGCGGGTCGATCTGCTGACGGCCCTGCATCGTTACGACGGCCCACGTCAGGATCGGCTGCGCACCGGGCAGGTGGTGTCGCGATCGATCAGCGATCTGCAACTGGTCCAGGGACTGCTCGCCATGGCGCCGCTGTCGGCGGCCGCGCTGTTGATCTTCGTCTTCGCCGCGGCCGCGATGCTGGTGCTGTCGCCGCCCTTGGCGCTGGTGTCGCTGCTGACGGTGCCGGTCCTCGGTCTCGTCGTGTACCGGGTGCGGCCCAAACTGCACGCCGCCACCTGGACGGCACAGCAGCGGGCCGCGGATCTGGCCCAGCACGTCGAGGAGACCGTCACCGGGGTGCGGGTGGTGAAGGGATTCGGCCAGGAATCGCGCATGGTGCGGATCCTGGCGGACCATGGGCGCCGGTTGTACGCGCATCGGATGCGCGCGGCCCGGATCGATTCGCTGTTCGCGCCGACCGTCTCGGCGATTCCGCAGGCCGGGCTCGTGATCGTGATCGCGCTCGGCGGTGTGCTGGCCCTGCATTCGGTGATCGGCGTCGGCACCTTCCTTGCCTTCGCCACGTACGTGACGATGATGGCCTCCAGCACGCGGATCCTGTCCAGCGTCCTCGTCATGGCCCAGCTGACCCGGGCGGCCGCCGAGCGCGTCTACCAGGTCATCGACGAGGCGCCCGCCACCGTGGACCCGCCCGATCCGCAGCCGCTGCCGGAGGGTCCGCTCGGCCTGCGGATCCAGGGCCTGACGTTCGGATTCGAACCCGGCCGCCCGGTGCTGCACGAGCTCGATCTCACCGTGCGGCCCGGCGAGACGGTCGCGGTCATCGGCCCGGCCGGGTCCGGCAAATCCACGCTGACCCTGCTGCTCCCCCGCTTCCACACTCCGGAATCCGGGCACATCTCCCTGTTCGGCGCCGGCTCGGACGGTACGACCGGAGTCGACATCTCGCGGGTACGAGCGAACGATCTGCGCGCGGCGGTCGGCGTGGTCTTCGACGAGCCGTTCCTGTTCTCCGACACCATCGCCGCCAATATCGCCCTGGGGCGGCCGGATGCCGGGGCCGACGAGATCCGCGCGGCGGCCACCATGGCCGCCGCCGACGAGTTCATCCAGGCCCTGCCCGACGGCTACGACACCGTCGTCGGCGAGCGCGGCCTCACCCTGTCCGGCGGTCAGCGCCAGCGGCTCGCCCTGGCCCGCGCCCTGCTCGCCGATCCGCGCATCCTGATCCTGGACGACGCCACCTCCGCGGTGGACGCGGTGACCGAGGCCGCGATCTTCGACGCCCTGCCCGCGCACGGCCGCACCACCCTGATCCTGGCCCACCGCGAATCGACGCTGGCGCATGCCGATCGCGTCGTCCGGCTGCCCGTGCCCGCCGCGGCCGAACCGGCCGTCGTGCCCGGCTTCGTGCCCGCACTCGCCGACGCGGCCATCTTCGCCCCGGAACTGTCCACGGTGACCGGGCAGATCGCGGATCTCCCGGCGCCCGAACAAGATCCGGCGCGCGAGGAACCCGACGCGCCGCCGGAGATGCGGGCCGCGCTGGCGAGCCTCGCTCCGCCGACCGAACAACCCGGGCTCGACGACGACGAGCTCGAGCGGCCGGATCCGCACTTCCGGCTGGTACGCCTGCTGCGGCCGGTGCGCTGGCTGCTGGCGATCGTGGTCACGCTGCTGGCGATCGATGCCGTGATCAGCGTGGCCTTCCCGGCGCTGACCAGGTTCGCCCTCGACAACGGCGTCGGGCAGCATCGCGAATCGGCGCTGGTGGCCGCCGTGGTCGCGGGAGTGGTCCTGGTGATCGCGAGCTGGATCGTCGAGGCGGCGGGCACCCGGCTGTCGGCGCGCGGCGGCGAGCGGGTCCTCTACGGTCTGCGGGTGCGCAGTTACGCACATCTGCAACGGCTGGGTCTGGACTACTACGAACGCGAACTGTCCGGCCGCATCATGACCCGGATGACCACCGACATCGATGCCCTGTCGACCTTCCTGCAGACGGGTCTGACCACCGCGTTGATCAGCATCGTCACGGTCGCGGGAATCGTCGTGGCGCTGTTGGTGATCGATGCGTCGCTGGCCGTGGTGGTCTTCGTCGCGCTGCCGCCGCTACTCGCCGCGACGCTGGTCTTCCGGCGGATATCGGCCTCGGCGTATTCGGCGTCGCGGGAACGGGTCGCCACGGTCAACGCCGACTTCCAGGAGAACGTGGCCGGGCTGCGCGCCACCCAGGCCTACCGGCACGAGGCCGCGGCCGCCGACCGCTTCACCGACTATTCCGACGCCTACCGCCGAGCTCGGTTGCGGGCCCAGCGCGCCATCGCGATCTACTTCGCCTTCGTCCTGGCCTGGGCGGATCTGGCGCAGGCCGCGGTGGTGTACCTGGGGGCGCGCGAGGTGGCGCACGGCACGACCACCGCGGGCACCCTGGTGGCCTTCGTGCTCTATCTGAGCCTGCTGTTCGGGCCGATCACCCAGCTCTCCCAGGTGTTCGACGGATATCAGCAGGCGCGGGTGGGCCTGCAGCGCATCGAGACGCTGCTGCACACCGAATCGTCGATCGCCCCGGATCCCGAGGTGCCGGTGGTCATCGGCGAACATCTGCGCGGTGAGATCCGCTTCGACGATGTCACCTTCCGCTATCCCGACGCGAAAAAGCCCGCGCTGGAACGGGTCTCACTGCATGTCCCGGCCGGATCGACCGTGGCCCTGGTCGGGGCGACCGGGGCGGGCAAGTCGACGGTCGTCAAGCTGCTGGCCCGGCTCTACGACCTGCCCCGCGCCGATTCGGGCGCCATCCGCGTGGACGATGTGGATATCCGCGACTATCGGCTCGCGACGTTCCGTTCACGGCTCGGCGTGGTCCCTCAGGAAGCTCACCTGTTCAGCGGCGACATTGCCAGCAACATTGCATTCGGGAAACCTTTCGCCACGCCCGGGGAAATCGCGCGCGCCGCGGCGGGGGTGGGTGCGCTGGAGATGATCGAGGGCCTGCCACACGGTATGTCGCAGCCGGTCGGCGAGGGCGGTCGCGGACTGTCCGCCGGTCAGCGGCAGTTGATCGCCCTGGCCCGCGCCGAACTGGTCGATCCGGACCTGTTGCTGCTGGATGAGGCCACGGCCGTACTCGATCCGGCGAATGAGGAGAAGGTGCTGGTAGCGAGCCGATCGCTGGCTCGCGGGCGCACCACGGTGATCGTCGCGCACCGGCTCGCCACCGCCGCGCGGGCCGATCGGATCGCCGTTGTGGCGCAGGGTCGCATCGTGGAATTCGGCTCCCACGAACAGCTGCTGGCCGAGCGCGGAATCTATAACCGACTCTGGGAGGCAGCCGATTCCGGGGAAGGAATATTCTCGGACGAGGACGAGTCGTCACCTATGAGGCTGGGTCTGCCCGGCGGCCGTTAACCGGGCAGTGGCGCGCGATGTGCGACCGATGACGGCGGGCGGGGAGAACCGGAAAAAGGACCCACGCCTGCCGCGCCGGGGCACGGAACCGGGGCTGGGCCTATCCTCGGAAAGGGCGCATCGGCGCGAATCGCACCGATCCCCGTGCCGGGCACGTCACAAACGTCGCAGCGCGAAGAACGAAATGAGGCGAACACCTGCTGTGAGCAGCTCAACATCCCAGTTCGGACAGAACCAGTGGCTCGTCGACGAGATGTACCAGAAGTACAAGCAAGATCCGTCGTCAGTCGATGAGAGCTGGCACGAGTTCCTCGCCGACTACACACCGGAAGCGCCGGGTGAGATAGCCAACAGCACGCCCGCCGACTCCGCTCCCACCGCCGCACCGGCCGCACCGGCACCGGCCGCCACGAATTCCGGCAAGGCCGCACCGAAGACCGCGCCCACCCCAGCACCGGCACCGGCTCCGGCGCCCTCCGCCCCGGCCGCCACCGCTCCGGCGGCGCCGAAGACCGTGGCCGCCGCATCGGCCGCGGCGGCACCGCCGCAGGCGCGGACGGCCAGCACCACCCCCGCACCGACCTCCAACGCCGCACCGGCCAAGAGCGCACCGGCCGAACCGGCCGCCGACGAATCCAAGGTGCTGCGCGGCCCGGCCGCGGCGATCGTCAAGAACATGTCGTCGTCGCTCACCATCCCGACCGCGACCAGTGTGCGCGCCATCCCGGCGAAGCTGATGATCGACAACCGTCTGGTCATCAACAACCACCTGGCCCGCACCCGCGGCGGCAAGATCTCGTTCACCCACTTACTGGGTTATGCGATCGTGCAGGCGGTCAAGGCGTTCCCGAACATGAACCGCCACTTCGCCGAGGTCGACGGCAAGCCGAACTCGGTCACCCCGGCGCACACCAATCTCGGCCTGGCGATCGACCTTCCGGGCAAGGACGGCAACCGCACCCTCGTGGTCGCCGCCATCAAGAACACCGAGTCGATGTCGTTCGCGCAGTTCCACAGCGCCTACGAGGACATCGTGCGCCGCGCCCGCGACGGCAAGCTCGGCGCCGACGACTTCTCCGGCGTCACCATCTCGCTGACCAACCCGGGCACCATCGGCACCAACCACTCGGTGCCGCGGCTGATGCCCGGCCAGGGCGCGATCATCGGCGCGGGCGCCATGGAGTACCCGGCCGAGTTCCAGGGCATGAGCGATCAGCAGCTCGCCGAGATCGGTATCGGCAAGCTGATGACGCTGACCTCCACCTACGACCACCGCATCATCCAGGGCGCGGAGTCCGGTGATTTCCTGCGCACCATCCACAACCTGCTGATCTCCGACGAGTTCTTCGACGAGATCTTCCACGGCATGGGTGTGCCCTACGAGCCGGTCCGCTGGCGCAAGGACATCAAAGAGCGCGGCGTCGACAAGAGCGTGCGCGTCCAGGAGCTGATCGCGGCGTACCGCAGTCGCGGCCACCTGATGGCCGACACCGATCCGCTGCGGCTGGTCAAGGACAAGTTCCGCAGCCACCCCGACCTCGACGTCACCCAGCACGGCCTGACCCTGTGGGATCTGGACCGCGAATTCAACGTCGCGGGCTTCCACGGCCAGGAGCGGATGAAGCTGCGCGACGTGCTGTCGGTGCTGCGCGACGCGTACTGCCGCCACGTGGGCGTGGAGTACACCCACATCCTGGAAACCGAAGAGCTGCAATGGATCCAGGACCGGGTCGAGCAGAAGCACGAGAAGCCGACGGTCGCCCAGCAGAAGTACATCCTGTCCCGGCTGAACGCGGCCGAGGCGTTCGAGACCTTCCTGCAGACCAAGTACGTCGGCCAGAAGCGGTTCTCGCTGGAGGGCGCCGAGTCCTCCATTCCGATGATGGACGCCGTGATCGACCAGTGCGCCGAGCACGGGCTCGACGAGGTCGTCATCGGTATGCCGCACCGCGGCCGACTCAACGTGCTGGCCAATATCGTCGGCAAGCCGTACTCGCAGATCTTCACCGAGTTCGAGGGCAACATGAACCCGGCCGCCACCCACGGCTCGGGCGATGTGAAGTACCACCTCGGCGCGCACGGCACCTACATCCAGATGTTCGGCGACAACGACATCGAGGTCTCGCTGACGGCCAACCCGTCACACCTCGAGGCCGTCGATCCCGTGCTGGAGGGTCTGGTTCGCGCCAAGCAGGACCTGCTCACCAAGGAAGACCTGGTCACCAAGGGCGAGGAGGCGCGCACCTTCTCCGTCGTGCCGCTGATGCTGCACGGTGACGCGGCCTTCGCCGGTCAGGGTGTGGTCGCCGAGACGCTGAACCTGTCCGGCCTGCGCGGCTACCGTGTCGGCGGCACCGTGCACATCGTGGTGAACAACCAGATCGGTTTCACCACCGCACCGGAGAACAGCCGCTCCACCGAGTACTCCACCGATATCGCCAAGTCGATCGGTGCGCCGATCTTCCACGTCAACGGCGACGATCCGGAGGCCTGCACCTGGGTGGCGCGCCTGGCGACCGACTTCCGCGAGCAGTTCCACAAGGACGTCGTCATCGACCTGATCTGCTACCGCCGCCGCGGTCACAACGAGGGCGACGACCCGTCGATGACCCAGCCGTACATGTACGACGTCATCGACACCAAGCGCAGCGTCCGCAAGTCCTACACCGAATCTCTGATCGGTCGTGGCGACATCTCGATGAAAGAGGCCGAGGACGCCCTGCGCGACTACCAAGGTCAGCTGGAGCGGGTGTTCAACGAGGTCCGCGAGCTCGAGAAGTACCCGCCGGAGCCGAGCGAATCGGTCGAGGAGGAGCAGACCGTGCCGGGCACCGTCGTCACCGCGGTCGACAAGTCCGTGCTGCAACGCATCGGCGACGCCTTCCTGGGTGTCCCGGAGGGCTTCAGCGTGCATCCGCGCGTGAAGCCGGTGCTGGAGCGCCGTCGCGAGATGGCCTACGAGGGCAAGATCGACTGGGCCTTCGCCGAGTTGCTGGCCTTCGGCACACTGATCGACGAGGGTCGTGCCGTGCGCTTGACCGGTCAGGACTCGCGCCGCGGCACCTTCACCCAGCGGCATTCGGTGATCATCGACCGCAAGACCGGTGGTGAGTACACTCCGCTGCACAACATCGGCAGCGAGAATCCGGGCTGGTTCGCGGTACACGACTCGGCGCTGAGCGAATTCGCCGCGGTCGGTTTCGAATACGGCTACTCGCTGGGCAATCCGGATGCGCTGGTGCTCTGGGAGGCGCAGTTCGGCGACTTCGTCAACGGCGCGCAGTCGATCATCGACGAATTCATCTCCTCCGGTGAGGCCAAGTGGGGTCAGCTGTCGGAGGTCGTGCTGCTGCTGCCGCACGGTCACGAAGGACAGGGCCCCGACCACACCTCCGGCCGGATCGAGCGGTTCCTGCAGCTGTGCGCCGAGGGTTCGATGACGGTGGCGGTCCCCTCCACCCCCTCGAACTACTTCCACCTGTTGCGCCGCCACGCCCTCGACGGCATCCGCCGTCCGCTGATCGTCTTCACCCCGAAGTCGATGCTGCGCAACAAGGCCGTGGTCTCCAATGTCGAGGACTTCACCGACGCGAAGTTCCGCTCGGTGCTCGAGGAGCCCACCTACGAGAGCGGCGACGGCGACCGCAACAAGGTCACCCGGATCCTGCTCACCAGCGGCAAGCTGTACTACGAGCTGGTCGCGGAGAAGAACAAGAAGAACCGCGAGGATGTGGCGATCATCCGCATCGAGCAGCTCTACCCGATTCCGTCCTACCGGCTGAACGAGAAGCTCTCGACCTACCCGAACGCCACCGATATCGCGTGGGTCCAGGAGGAACCGGCCAACCAGGGTGCGTGGCCGTTCTTCGGCCTGAACCTGCCGGAGATCCTGCCGGAGCGGTTCACCAAGCTGCGCCGCATCTCGCGTCGCGCCATGTCGGCCCCGTCCTCGGGTTCGTCGAAGGTGCACGCGGTGGAGCAGCAGGAGATCGTCGACGAGGCGTTCAGCTGACGAAACCGATGTAGCCGATCACTTCGGACGCCGGGCCGGATCACTTCGAGTGATCCGGCCCGGCGTTTGTCACATCCGGGCCCGCTCGATCGTCGTTGTCAGTGAAACGGGCTTGCACCCGACAACTTCCGCGCCGTATATTCGGCGTGGAATATTTGATGAGGGCTATGTCGGTAAGCGCGCGTAGTGTCCGGCGACAGTGATGAAGGGAGTCGTTGCCGATGTCCAAGCAGCCGGGTGCCACGTTGACGCCGCTGGCGATCTCGGTATTGGGGCTGCTGGAAGAGGATCGGATGCATCCGTACGAGATGTATCAACTGCTGCTCAAGCGCCGGAAGGACAATCTCCTCAAGATCCGCCCCGGCTCGCTCTATCACACGGTGACCCGGCTGGCCGAACAAGGACTGGTCCAGGCCGAGGGCACCGAACGTTCGGGCAATCGGCCCGAACGCACCACCTACCGCATCACCGAAGCCGGCACCGCCGCGCTCCGGCACCGCATCGCCGAGATCGTCCGGCGGCCGGTCCGCGAGTATCCGATCTTCCCCATCGGCCTGGCGGAATCACACAACCTCCCGCTCGACGAGGCGATCACGCTGCTCACCGAGCGGATCGGCTGGCTCGACAACGACATCACCGAGCTGGACGTGCTGCGCGAATGGGCACACAACCGGGAGGTGCCCCGGCGGTACTGGATGGTGATCGACTATATCCGTGGCCTGGCCGAACACGAGGCCACCTGGTTGCGCGGTCTCATCGAGGAGATGCGCGACGGTTCACTGCCCTGGCAGGAATTCGACGCCGAGGGAACCCGTTGTCCCGATAGGGACGGTGACCTGGGTCATGACTGGGGCGCGGCCCTGACCGACGACGTACTCGCCGAACTGCGGAAGGGCGGTGCGAACACTGCCGACCGATGATCGGGCGCAGGATCGCGGCGCGCCCCGAGACCTTTCACGACTCACATCGATCGCGGTAGTCGATCGATGTCCCGAACAGGAACGAAATCTATGACATCCCAAAGAAATCCGTGGCTGGCGCTCACCGCGCTGGTCGTCGGGTTCTTCATGATCCTGCTGGACATGACCATCGTCGCGGTGGCCAATCCGGCGATCATGGAGGACCTGCATACCGACATCAACAAAGTCATCTGGGTGACCAGCGCGTATCTGCTCACCTACGCGGTGCCGCTGCTGGTCACCGGCCGCCTCGGCGATCGCTTCGGACCGAAGAACATCTACCTCGGCGGTCTGGCGGTGTTCACCCTGGCGTCGCTGTGGTGCGCGGTGTCCAAGGACGTCAACATGCTGATCGCGGCCCGTGCGGTGCAGGGTCTGGGTGCGGCGCTGATGACGCCACAGACCATGGCCGTCATCACCCGCACCTTCCCGCCGGACAAGCGCGGTGCGGCGATGGGCCTGTGGGGCGGTGTCGCCGGGCTGGCGACGCTGGTGGGCCCGATCCTCGGCGGTGTGCTGGTCGATTGGCAGGGCTGGAACTGGATTTTCTACATCAACGTGCCGATCGGCATCATCGCCTTCGCGCTGGCGGTGTGGCTGGTCCCGAATCTGGAGACCCACCAGCACAAGTTCGACTTCGTGGGCGTCGTGCTCAGCGGCGTCGGTATGTTCCTGCTGGTCTTCGGCATCCAGGAGGGCAACACCCGCGATTGGGACGCCTGGATCTGGACGATGATCATCGCGGGCATCGTGGTGCTGGCGCTGTTCGTGGTCAACCAGGCCCGCAACAAGGACGAGCCGCTGGTTCCGCTGAGCCTGTTCCGCGATCGCAACTTCTCGATGTCGAGTGTCGCGATCGCCGCGATGGGCGCCGCGGTCACCTCGCTGATGGTCCCGGCGTACTTCTACCTGGAGGCCGTGCGCGAGTACACGCCGACGCGGGCCGCACTGGTCTTCGCGCCGATGGCCATCGTCACGGGTCTGACCGCGCCGTTCATCGGCAAGATCTCCGACCGTATGCCGCCCCGGATCCTGCCGACCATCGGATTCCTGGTGTTCGCGCTGTCGGTGTTCGGCTTCGCGGCGCTGATGAAGCCGGACAGCTCGATCATGCTGTTCCTGGTCGTCGCGGCCGTCGCGGGTCTGTCCAACTCGTGCATCTGGGCGCCGCTGGCCTCCACCGCCACCCGT
Encoded here:
- a CDS encoding ABC transporter permease: MILPTLPTVPVEVTRAATAELRKITAVRSGRLLPPILAVVGFFLAAAFAVGGSGPQQDEALATGTVTIGLYLAIAVAVGAAAICGAVGAGDEYRYRSIGITALFTPDRDLLFGAKVGVAAAYSLVVAACAEVGALIGLLAFGRGSVEFGWRLTGVFGGGLLAAVCWGVIGAGLGLLLRSPNLAVVAMAGWLFILEPLVWLITKGAGIAGVAVLLPGSATIGTVAVGSFSDSPWLPPNAASAVVLVIWAVLAGAGGWWYLRSHDI
- a CDS encoding PadR family transcriptional regulator, coding for MSKQPGATLTPLAISVLGLLEEDRMHPYEMYQLLLKRRKDNLLKIRPGSLYHTVTRLAEQGLVQAEGTERSGNRPERTTYRITEAGTAALRHRIAEIVRRPVREYPIFPIGLAESHNLPLDEAITLLTERIGWLDNDITELDVLREWAHNREVPRRYWMVIDYIRGLAEHEATWLRGLIEEMRDGSLPWQEFDAEGTRCPDRDGDLGHDWGAALTDDVLAELRKGGANTADR
- a CDS encoding DHA2 family efflux MFS transporter permease subunit, coding for MTSQRNPWLALTALVVGFFMILLDMTIVAVANPAIMEDLHTDINKVIWVTSAYLLTYAVPLLVTGRLGDRFGPKNIYLGGLAVFTLASLWCAVSKDVNMLIAARAVQGLGAALMTPQTMAVITRTFPPDKRGAAMGLWGGVAGLATLVGPILGGVLVDWQGWNWIFYINVPIGIIAFALAVWLVPNLETHQHKFDFVGVVLSGVGMFLLVFGIQEGNTRDWDAWIWTMIIAGIVVLALFVVNQARNKDEPLVPLSLFRDRNFSMSSVAIAAMGAAVTSLMVPAYFYLEAVREYTPTRAALVFAPMAIVTGLTAPFIGKISDRMPPRILPTIGFLVFALSVFGFAALMKPDSSIMLFLVVAAVAGLSNSCIWAPLASTATRNLPIQQAGAGAGVYNTTRQVGSVLGSAAISALVSARMTAQGLGGGQFGEAGGTGMGHIPEQIIDKFSTALGQSMILPGAILLIGVVASALFIGHNAGKAKAAPDTEPEKADIAG
- a CDS encoding multifunctional oxoglutarate decarboxylase/oxoglutarate dehydrogenase thiamine pyrophosphate-binding subunit/dihydrolipoyllysine-residue succinyltransferase subunit translates to MRRTPAVSSSTSQFGQNQWLVDEMYQKYKQDPSSVDESWHEFLADYTPEAPGEIANSTPADSAPTAAPAAPAPAATNSGKAAPKTAPTPAPAPAPAPSAPAATAPAAPKTVAAASAAAAPPQARTASTTPAPTSNAAPAKSAPAEPAADESKVLRGPAAAIVKNMSSSLTIPTATSVRAIPAKLMIDNRLVINNHLARTRGGKISFTHLLGYAIVQAVKAFPNMNRHFAEVDGKPNSVTPAHTNLGLAIDLPGKDGNRTLVVAAIKNTESMSFAQFHSAYEDIVRRARDGKLGADDFSGVTISLTNPGTIGTNHSVPRLMPGQGAIIGAGAMEYPAEFQGMSDQQLAEIGIGKLMTLTSTYDHRIIQGAESGDFLRTIHNLLISDEFFDEIFHGMGVPYEPVRWRKDIKERGVDKSVRVQELIAAYRSRGHLMADTDPLRLVKDKFRSHPDLDVTQHGLTLWDLDREFNVAGFHGQERMKLRDVLSVLRDAYCRHVGVEYTHILETEELQWIQDRVEQKHEKPTVAQQKYILSRLNAAEAFETFLQTKYVGQKRFSLEGAESSIPMMDAVIDQCAEHGLDEVVIGMPHRGRLNVLANIVGKPYSQIFTEFEGNMNPAATHGSGDVKYHLGAHGTYIQMFGDNDIEVSLTANPSHLEAVDPVLEGLVRAKQDLLTKEDLVTKGEEARTFSVVPLMLHGDAAFAGQGVVAETLNLSGLRGYRVGGTVHIVVNNQIGFTTAPENSRSTEYSTDIAKSIGAPIFHVNGDDPEACTWVARLATDFREQFHKDVVIDLICYRRRGHNEGDDPSMTQPYMYDVIDTKRSVRKSYTESLIGRGDISMKEAEDALRDYQGQLERVFNEVRELEKYPPEPSESVEEEQTVPGTVVTAVDKSVLQRIGDAFLGVPEGFSVHPRVKPVLERRREMAYEGKIDWAFAELLAFGTLIDEGRAVRLTGQDSRRGTFTQRHSVIIDRKTGGEYTPLHNIGSENPGWFAVHDSALSEFAAVGFEYGYSLGNPDALVLWEAQFGDFVNGAQSIIDEFISSGEAKWGQLSEVVLLLPHGHEGQGPDHTSGRIERFLQLCAEGSMTVAVPSTPSNYFHLLRRHALDGIRRPLIVFTPKSMLRNKAVVSNVEDFTDAKFRSVLEEPTYESGDGDRNKVTRILLTSGKLYYELVAEKNKKNREDVAIIRIEQLYPIPSYRLNEKLSTYPNATDIAWVQEEPANQGAWPFFGLNLPEILPERFTKLRRISRRAMSAPSSGSSKVHAVEQQEIVDEAFS
- a CDS encoding ABC transporter ATP-binding protein; this translates as MNDTETGTIDPRRGRSEGTQAAPSGTAEVRGGWLRRLWTACRAHSGLLAGVILAVVAGAGAESAAPLAAKAALDRARVGDVAALAPIAGVLVALALARFAATYGRRWLAGRLALDVQHEVRVDLLTALHRYDGPRQDRLRTGQVVSRSISDLQLVQGLLAMAPLSAAALLIFVFAAAAMLVLSPPLALVSLLTVPVLGLVVYRVRPKLHAATWTAQQRAADLAQHVEETVTGVRVVKGFGQESRMVRILADHGRRLYAHRMRAARIDSLFAPTVSAIPQAGLVIVIALGGVLALHSVIGVGTFLAFATYVTMMASSTRILSSVLVMAQLTRAAAERVYQVIDEAPATVDPPDPQPLPEGPLGLRIQGLTFGFEPGRPVLHELDLTVRPGETVAVIGPAGSGKSTLTLLLPRFHTPESGHISLFGAGSDGTTGVDISRVRANDLRAAVGVVFDEPFLFSDTIAANIALGRPDAGADEIRAAATMAAADEFIQALPDGYDTVVGERGLTLSGGQRQRLALARALLADPRILILDDATSAVDAVTEAAIFDALPAHGRTTLILAHRESTLAHADRVVRLPVPAAAEPAVVPGFVPALADAAIFAPELSTVTGQIADLPAPEQDPAREEPDAPPEMRAALASLAPPTEQPGLDDDELERPDPHFRLVRLLRPVRWLLAIVVTLLAIDAVISVAFPALTRFALDNGVGQHRESALVAAVVAGVVLVIASWIVEAAGTRLSARGGERVLYGLRVRSYAHLQRLGLDYYERELSGRIMTRMTTDIDALSTFLQTGLTTALISIVTVAGIVVALLVIDASLAVVVFVALPPLLAATLVFRRISASAYSASRERVATVNADFQENVAGLRATQAYRHEAAAADRFTDYSDAYRRARLRAQRAIAIYFAFVLAWADLAQAAVVYLGAREVAHGTTTAGTLVAFVLYLSLLFGPITQLSQVFDGYQQARVGLQRIETLLHTESSIAPDPEVPVVIGEHLRGEIRFDDVTFRYPDAKKPALERVSLHVPAGSTVALVGATGAGKSTVVKLLARLYDLPRADSGAIRVDDVDIRDYRLATFRSRLGVVPQEAHLFSGDIASNIAFGKPFATPGEIARAAAGVGALEMIEGLPHGMSQPVGEGGRGLSAGQRQLIALARAELVDPDLLLLDEATAVLDPANEEKVLVASRSLARGRTTVIVAHRLATAARADRIAVVAQGRIVEFGSHEQLLAERGIYNRLWEAADSGEGIFSDEDESSPMRLGLPGGR